A section of the Drosophila willistoni isolate 14030-0811.24 chromosome XR unlocalized genomic scaffold, UCI_dwil_1.1 Seg106, whole genome shotgun sequence genome encodes:
- the LOC124460600 gene encoding uncharacterized protein LOC124460600, which yields MLFICKMKGNAQSWLHAELSRIREPVAALCVQLLAAFGEKTSKSEMRRQFKKRKWQPSERFAIYMEDKLMLANQVNIDDEELLDQVIEGIPGKGLRTQARIQCFTSPRQMLKAFAGVHLDVAEQTTKDINTGTRRHELRCRNCNIKGHLWKDCNKTIRARGSCYVCGSMEHWAAKCPAKMRYSTKDNFPEPGETAKKTESARSSGPNEDDYPSKSRLHTTQHNNNYRAS from the exons ATGCTCTTTATATGTAAAATGAAGGGAAATGCCCAATCTTGGCTACATGCCGAACTTTCTCGCATTCGTGAGCCGGTAGCAGCTCTGTGCGTTCAGCTGCTTGCAGCCTTCGGTGAAAAGACGTCTAAATCTGAGATGCGCCGTCAGTTCAAGAAACGCAAATGGCAACCAAGCGAAAGATTTGCCATATACATGGAGGATAAGCTAATGCTGGCTAATCAAGTCAACATCGACGACGAGGAGCTTTTGGATCAGGTCATCGAAGGCATCCCGGGCAAAGGTCTGCGCACACAAGCGCGCATCCAATGCTTCACTAGTCCTAGGCAAATGTTAAAGGCATTTGCTGGGGTGCACCTTGATGTCGCTGAGCAAACTACAAAGGACATAAACACCGGCACCAGACGTCATGAGTTACGTTGCCGCAACTGTAACATTAAAGGACATTTGTGGAAGGATTGCAACAAGACGATTCGAGCCCGTGGCTCATGTTACGTTTGCGGTTCAATGGAACACTGGGCAGCTAAATGCCCGGCCAAGATGCGCTATTCGACTAAAGACAACTTCCCAGAGCCTGGCGAAACAGCTAAGAAGACCGAATCAGCCAGGAGCAGCGGCCCAAATGAAGACGACTACCCAAGCAAAAGCCGCCTCCATACAACCcagcacaacaacaattat CGTGCCTCGTAG